TAACATTAATTTGACCTCAGCaagaatcatttattttaatcaaagcAGTTTTAGAACCCCAAGAGGTGGTATTGCTATTATAAAAACTAATCAAGAAATCTGTTTAATAAAGTCGTTAAAGATGACAGTTGATCTTAACCTTAGGTATTGAAAATACTGATATTCAAGTGTTCGCCCTTCAATtacattttaactgtttttgtaaattttgcaaACATTACTAATGGATAAATTCCGACAACGAATTGGTAAAAAACTCCAAAGCACCTTTTTacgaacatttatttttttacaaacattcACTAccaattttttgtgttattttgaacTAGTTTAATTCAGACCTCAGTGATCGCATCTTTGTGTTTTATTAGCACCTTTTAATCAAGTTCATCAACGTATAATGTTCttacatttttgtgtacatGTACTTTGACAAATTGTTAAGAACTTATCATATGAtgaattgtaaaatgttaagaGAGCAGAATATGCTTGTGGTAGTTGAATAGACATACAGGCTGACAACTACAGttttatatcaattacaatGACGGGGTTAAATTCCTTGCATCTGTTTATGTCTATTGAATTAGTGGATATTTCATAATTTAGAATAAACTTGTGTTATCCTTGGTTCCAGGAAATATGAATACTGCAACAAATTTGGTGTTGGAATCTGTTTCAGAATATTAATTTGTTATTCAtgcacatattttaaaaatatgtaagcCACAGTAAAGTGCTTATATGCTATAGCCAGAGgcggaaaaaaaacaatgaaaacattcTTACCAGGACAAAGTGCATTACATCTGTCTCCTTTTACAGGTACCTGTAACATcagataattttaaaagaataaaaattcaTTCTTGATGCCAGTAGCTTTCAAAcgcattattattttttaattaacaataTGTTTTTGCTTTATCGTAGGTACCAAGGAATGTTATCAATAACTACAAACACAGACAATACCAGTAATGTTAGTAATAAACATACAATAATTTACTTTGTTTCCCTAACCATGTTTATACGTTAGTATAGATAACACACGTTTTTTACCAAGTTTCCAGTAGTACAAccataaatcattttttgttggGGTACAATTGGTTCAATAGATATATTTCAGCTCAAATTCGTTTTCTTTTTTGGCTTAATATTTGTACCGcaaccatttttaaaattaaaagcaaCATTATTCAGTTatacatataaatcaaaataagtcTTATATGGAAATTAATGTGTTTAATTTTGTTCGTGTTGACATAGGTGATGATATAAAAATACGGACACTTTTTTTCAATCACCTCCTTCAGCTATAATTTCTATAAATACATTGTAGcagaaacatgtaaaatgaGCCGGGTAAATACTTGAATAATTGCACAATCCCGAAATCGGTTGCGATATAATTTAACTTATTGACAATGTAATAAACACATTCTAAATAACGAAGAacctttttttgtaattgatactttttttaaagctttaaaGGTACATGAATTATAGGCAAAATATTTACCTTGTCTGCAAACCATCTGGACACAATATCTGTCTCGTGTTTTCTATTATGATCTTGACATATCCATTCATCCTTGGATAAAAGTGTATGGTCAAGAAAGCAAAGGTCTGTCCCACAAACTATACCAACTTGAGTTGTAAACGGCAAATCTAAAGGACAATCAGAATCCTCTGTTACTgagaaataaaactttgaaatttgtGTAATCGCATGTGTTAGACATTCCTGAGCAGTTGATGCAATCGTAGATACAATGGAGGTTTTCATTTTCTTGTGTGAAAGAgtaataattaatttatttctcTGAATGTCAAATCTCATATCATGTTCTTCGTCAATGCTAACATCAGCACTGTCTGTAAAAAGCAACAGACTGGAGTTTTGACTGACCTGTAACTTCCATATTGTTATGAATGTCGCAATAAACCTGTACAGAACAGCAGGTGGTACAACTTCGTCCTTAAACGTATAAGCCAAATGAATGCTTCTGTCAAACGGCATACGTAAGTTGTCTTCTCGTTTGGTACTGATCATACATGGTATCATGAAATAGTCTGATCCATTGGTATAGTCTTTTTGTCTACAGATTATATCCAAGTGAACTAGCATTTCTACCATATACTCCTTATGTTCTAAAATCATCTGGAAGCATTCTTGTTTCCATATTTCATATAATTCCTTCTTCAACAGTTTTCCACTTTCTTTAAGTGTTTTGAAAATTCGAAGGAGATGTTGTGGCCAAAACTGTTCCTCGGTTACGATGGAGCGCAGCACATCTATCAAAAACACCGGATCGATAATAACTTTGTCTCTCAGGCCAGCTTCGTCAAAGAAGATAAGTTTTCCTAAAGCATGATTAACCTTCAGAAACAGCTTCAGCTCATCGTTATCCAATGCCatgatttcattttgtttgttcatGCGTTTGAGTTCATCAATAGTTACTATTTTCTGCTTGTCTTCTCCTTTCTTTGCTAACTGAAGTTCAAGAGGTACAAATTTGGTCGGCATTAATTCCCCACAACGAGGATGATCCAATGCAACTTCTACTAACTGTTTCTTTAATTCATCTATATCTTTGTCGTCCTTGTTTCTTGCGTCCACAAAAATAAGTGGTCGGTATTTAAGATGTTTTTTCCCTCCATGGTTTTGAAAGAGTATTTCGATAGAGATTTCTAAGGAATGCCTCTGCTCCTCTATGTCACCCTGAAACGAAAACGTATGAAATCTAAATGTACCAACCACgaaattgtacaataaaattcagaatgaaaatggggaatgtttcaaagagacagcaacccgaccataga
This is a stretch of genomic DNA from Mytilus trossulus isolate FHL-02 chromosome 6, PNRI_Mtr1.1.1.hap1, whole genome shotgun sequence. It encodes these proteins:
- the LOC134722511 gene encoding uncharacterized protein LOC134722511, whose translation is MPTEELQGASQQKGETPVVRGLQNELKFSDQQFDNLLKTGSYRCYWNRVFLTGKFAVGKTTLAKILVGDEAPIERESTDGIWIYLGRAGMNIKEKVWIFLEKGTVLNASVQSLLRSEEIKNQSAITIIEELQNPCAANPSVGFQKDVKKESKLKAFQRRILKVLKGKTNTRIKTLDDSSTNMTGTSRKDSSKTMEISDDDIIKLVRSECMKGNYEMTIVPIDLWDFGGQKIYHLTHQLFISSRGTFVLIFNGGESINEEDGAYLVHWVNSVLTYCKTLKKDDEFPKILFVATHKDQVKGDIEEQRHSLEISIEILFQNHGGKKHLKYRPLIFVDARNKDDKDIDELKKQLVEVALDHPRCGELMPTKFVPLELQLAKKGEDKQKIVTIDELKRMNKQNEIMALDNDELKLFLKVNHALGKLIFFDEAGLRDKVIIDPVFLIDVLRSIVTEEQFWPQHLLRIFKTLKESGKLLKKELYEIWKQECFQMILEHKEYMVEMLVHLDIICRQKDYTNGSDYFMIPCMISTKREDNLRMPFDRSIHLAYTFKDEVVPPAVLYRFIATFITIWKLQVSQNSSLLLFTDSADVSIDEEHDMRFDIQRNKLIITLSHKKMKTSIVSTIASTAQECLTHAITQISKFYFSVTEDSDCPLDLPFTTQVGIVCGTDLCFLDHTLLSKDEWICQDHNRKHETDIVSRWFADKVPVKGDRCNALCPGLDNTWLDRQLDDKRLGRLAVELTKEETKGIYMHLKERKPDQTWKKIESNKTDEFDININALHDWKKSTHLATFNNIQESMKREDIDAHKLCQILRDVQINKGN